CGGATTGATCCCGCGTCGTAAGGTTCCGCTTCAACAAGGTCATCCTTGCCGGGCCGCTCCACCGGCCCCGCTCGGCTCGCGCACCAGAAACCGCCGCAGAGGACGATCGATGCGCCACGCTCGAACTCCGACGGAGTTGACGCTGACCGAGGAGTTCTTCCTGGTGGCGCTCGACGACGCGACCGGCCGGCCGATGATCGGCCGGGACGCGCTCGGTGCCGGACTGGCCGGTGCCGCCATCGCCACGCTGCTGCTGGCCGGCCGGGCCGCCGTACACGACGCCATGCTGGTCGCGACCGACGGCGATCCGGTCGACGACCCGATCTGTGACCCCCTGCTGGCCGGGCTACGCCGGGAACGCCGCCAACCGGTGGGCGCCTGGATCGCCCTGATGCGCGACGGGTTACCCGCGATCGTCGCCGAGGACCTGGAGGCGCTCGGCGTCCTGCGCACCGTGCGGGTACGCCAGGTGGTGACCCGCCGGACGGTCGCCCGGTTCCCGGCCGACGACCCGGTCCGCGCCGTCGGACCCCGGGTCCGGCTGGGGTACGCGCTCGGTCGGCCGGTCGCGGTCGACGACCGTACGGCGGTCCTGGCGCAGATCGTCCGGGCCACCGGGATGGATCGGTGGTTCGTGACCATGTTCGGGCCGGTGGTCCGCAATCGGCTCGCCGCCCTCGCGCAGCGCATGGATCCACAGCTCGGGGTGGTGGTCACCGCGATCAGCGAGCCGGCCCCGCAGGCCCGGCCGACGATCCGGCTCTGGCCGCAGCGCGACACGTCGGTCGCGTGGTGAGCCCGGCCAGGTCGCCGCGCGGCCCGCAGCGCATAGCGCGACCCGCACCAACGCCGCGCGGCGCACAGCACGGGCCGCACGCCGGCCGCGTGCCGTCGCCCAAGGGGACGCGACACCGGCGCCGTTAGCCGGCACAATGCATCCGGACCCAGACGGTGGTCCCCGGCGCCGGTCCGCCCGGCCGCCGGGTCGCGAGG
The sequence above is a segment of the Solwaraspora sp. WMMD406 genome. Coding sequences within it:
- a CDS encoding GPP34 family phosphoprotein, with the translated sequence MRHARTPTELTLTEEFFLVALDDATGRPMIGRDALGAGLAGAAIATLLLAGRAAVHDAMLVATDGDPVDDPICDPLLAGLRRERRQPVGAWIALMRDGLPAIVAEDLEALGVLRTVRVRQVVTRRTVARFPADDPVRAVGPRVRLGYALGRPVAVDDRTAVLAQIVRATGMDRWFVTMFGPVVRNRLAALAQRMDPQLGVVVTAISEPAPQARPTIRLWPQRDTSVAW